The nucleotide window ctatgaaataaaaataaaaaacaattactAGATGATAAAATGAACGCCCATTtttaagacacatttaaataatgttttatttacagCTGAGAAAATGGACCCAGAAGTATTGtggaattttaaaatatttaatatttaaaaaggtACAACTTTGCAGACTGACCTTTGATGCTACATACAGTTATTTTGCAGTTCATCAACAATGACATACAATGGCCAAACGGAGTGCATCTTAGTAATGGCTGTATCAAAGCAGATCCACAGTGGGCTGATGTTTTTAGTCCTGAGTCCGTTTAACTGACTGCTGGTGTTTGGTACGGTATTGGTTCAGTGTATGACCTGATATTATTCAAGAGTGTATGGAGGCAGATTTGATTGACATACGTCGTAATGCAAAGACTCGTTCCTCTGTGTCAACTTCAGGTGTGGCGAACCATTTCACAATTTCGGTAGTGCGGAATCTGCTAAAATGGTGAACGATACGCTTTCCTGAAGTCATTTCCCTGATGATTGTTGAAGGCCTAAGCCTTTTGTTTTACTTATTCACAGATCCTTATTTATGACACATGCAGACTTGATTTTGGTTTTTCATAATACAAATGGCCTTTTTTTATTACTAAAGTAATGCCATCCATTGCCTCACTTTTAAAGAAATGGAAGTTGTATCTTGCATTATTACTACAGTTTCTACAATTTTGAGCATTTAAAATGCCAACGCTTCGGGTTTAAAGCACTAAATCTTTCTGCACTATACATATAGGTTAATGCAATGTTTTTTACACATTGAAAGTCCTCATATGTTTgtgttttatgaatgaaggcctcGTATCACAAACCGTGGCCATCTTTCCTATCGGTCCTCGTGTTTTACGCCATTTCCCTTTTCAGTTGAGATACATATACCTGAATTGCATGTGTAGTTTGACCACCGAATGTGGCATCGATCTAAAATTCACTTGATAAAACTAAGATTTTTGCAAACTATCCTGTTCTAGAAAAAATACTGGTTGTACAGAACTAGTTCAGTCAACTCTTTCCTACAATAAGGAAACACGTCAAGATGGAGACTGTTTATGCCTCTGGTCAGTGGGACAAAAGTAGTCATTATGCAGTCCAAACAGTGAGGTTAAACCAAGAACAAACACACATCAGGTCCCTTTCCTTTTGTGTTCCTTCACTTTGCACAGCATGCTGCTGCATCTTCACAGGACGTCGGGAATCGACGAGgattaacagtttatgtaagatTCGAACTGCAGGGTTTGTTGTCCCTTCTCTGACAACTGTTGGTGGGAGGTAAATAATGCCGGTCTCCCGGGCACCAACTGAGCTGAAATTAATAAGAGCATGTGGGTGAAAGAAAAGAGGACAGATCCTGTTTTGAGAAATCGGGGCATTCTGTCACTTCGGATGGTTTCTCCGGGAGAGAAAGAGAcgctcacacgcacacacagatcATCACAGATGAATTACCTACGGGAGGCACTAGGACCTAGACAAACGATCCCTGAGAGAGTCAATGGGGGCCAGCTGGCAGACACAGATTTCTAGCCCTGATCGAGGCAGCTGCAGCCAGACTGCAGACATGACATGCATTTCAGTGAACCGGTGCAAGAGCCCCCCCTCGTACGCCTCCCCACCTCGGCAGACGCTCTGTAAGCACAGAGTCCGACCCCTGCATAAAAGCTGCTGCCTGCATGGACAGATGCACAGTTCCCTGAAAGAACCAATCCCAACCCCCAAACCCTAACCTTAACCCCCTTTTGTCCACAGTCCAAACAGTTCAGGCACACATTgatgcacacatacacaaacaaacacctGCACGCAGGGCCGATGCAGAGCTGCCTTTAAATCACGTGTCTTAACGTCTGCGGCAATGGCAAGGTGATGAAAGTGCTATTACCTAATTAACAAATATGATATGAATTATGTGTCTGCAGTGATTTCCTCTGCAAGGTTACTGATACTTTACTGTAAGTGCTGcagattttaataaatggtttcaGTCATCTTTTCCTTTTCATCATACCTCTGTCTGCACCAATACCAATACTGTCAGCGGACGTCTATTTTTGTGCACATTGAAACTTCTTATATTTGAATGACTAATAATTAAGATGTAACATTATGAGTATTCATTAAAATTGCAGTGCTAGATATTAAAGGGCttgttcagccaaaaatgaaatttgtcacCATTTACTTACCACTTTGTCTTCtgcaaaaccaaaacaaaaaaaaaagatattttgaagaatgtcacagtgtttttcttcacacaatgaaagtcaatggtgTCCTATGTTGTTTTGGTCCCCATTTACTATGGACatatggacaaaaacatttgACACATTCTTCAAAGTATCTTTTGTGTTTcgtgaagaaagaaagtcatataggCCAATAAATGGtgacaaaatgtaatttttttggaTGAATTGTCCCTTTAAATCTATACAGATTTTTGCCTCTAACTGCTGCCCATCAGATACTTAAAGACAGTAGCTTTCAGCTTAAAATAGCTGGTAAAACTTAGTCCTCTGTCTCTAAGAATTATACCCAGCTTCCTCTGAAGTGTTGAACAAGATCTGAACGTCTTACTCTCTGAAGTGTTGAACAAGATCTGAACGTCTTACTCTCTGAAGTGTTGAACAAGATCTGAACGTCTTACTCTCTGAAGTGTTGAACAAGATCTGAATGTCTAACAGCTCTGCAAAGCCCCGTGTGTCTGTTTGCTAAACCAACAAGATGTGACATGCTTGGAAAGTAAAGCAATAGCACTTACGGGATTCATTGAGAAAAATAAACACATGGAAAAAAGGAATTGTCCAAGTACAACTTGgacaaattatttttaaattggcAGCTGTGCAGGCCTAACCACATACAGAGGACTCAACTTCAGTAGGTGAACACTAGGTCTGAGATACTGGGCACGAGCAAGTCCCCAGAAATCATTTCATTCACCTCTGGAGTGCAGTAATCTGGGAAGTCAAAATGGGATCCTGAGTTAGCATGAAATGCTTCAAAGTCCTTGTCCAGAGCAGAGCCGTCCATGGGCATACTGTTAGAAATGATATGCAAGAGTTCCTCATCCAGTTCCTCATCTGAACACGCTGACGACACCAAAGAGGAGGAGCTGGTTGAGGTTGGTGTGGAGGATCTTCCAGATGTCGACCCTTGTGGCTCGCTCATTGTGGACTCCGGGGGAGCCTGGTACTCGCTGTCCGAGGAGATGCTCTGGATGCTGCTGGTTTGAGAGATGGGCACTTTCACTCTGAGCTCAGGAACTGGTTGCTGGTGCTCAGAGGGAACGGTGGCCTGCTGGTGAAGGACAAACTGACTAGACGTGTTGTGACCGTCTTGCCGAGTCACTGGACTTTCTAAGTTTACATCCATCGTGTCGTCATCGCTCATGCTCTCGCTGTAGCTCTTGTATTTATTGCCACTGAAGTTCAGTTTATGCTTGGTAGATGCAGGTTTGATCTTTAGCCCTTTGCAGGAGAGCCCACTTGATCTTCCTGAATGGGGCTTGCTGGATTTCATAGGCAACTTCTCCCCAAGTTTCACGGGGGTAGAGCACTTGCTCTTCTTCCTTGGCCGGTACTTGTAGTCAGGATAGTCAGCCATGTGCTTGAGACGCAATCTTTCGGCCTCTTTGATGAAGGGTATTTTCTCATAATCGGGCAGTAGTTTCCAGCGCTTTCCGAGGCGCTTTGAAATCTCAGCGTTGTGCATGTCAGGCCACTGCTCCATAATCTTCCGTCTCTCAATCTGGGACCAGACCATAAAAGCGTTCATTGGTCTTTTGATGTGCCCAGTTGGAGTTTTGCACCAGTTGGGATCTTTGTTAGAAGGTACATGTTCAAACACCTCAGCATCATCATCTGCCGCCAGTCCCACAAACACCTCTCTGGTAGAACTGCTGTCCATGACTGACAAGTATTTGTGGGTTCTTTGCTGAACCATGATGCACCGCTGAGATCTATTCAGTAGGTTTCCTAGAGTCATCCATGACAAGACACTCTAAGATGCAGCAACTTATCAATTCCCGCTTTTATCCTGAAATAAATAGACATGTCTTCAGTGAACTTCATTTGTTCAAAACaaactttaatttttaatttattttccaagtcaattgttgttttaaaaatgtattgtttttataagtatattttGATAATGACATAAATCTTTAAATCTAAACAGTCATTTGAATCAGTTACATAtgagactctctctctctctctctctctctctctctctctctctatatatatatatatatatatatatatatatatatatatatatatatatatatatatatatataattaaaatatatagcaACTTAAAGTACTTTAAATGTCTGAGTGTATATCATTTACTTTAATTTGCTATATATTttaatagtatatatatatatatatatatatatatatatatatatatatatatatatatatatatatatatatatatataaacgcacacacacacacatacaaacaatatattttttttaaattattaaaatgtagtACTTACTATAGAAATGAAGACAGCTTCTGCTTACTATGCACAATCACTTGCTCTCCTCACAGAAGCATCTCCTCTGCTGTAGTGgtggaagtaaaaaaaaagctcTCTAGCGTCTGCCTGCTGTTTTATCACTCTGTCCTGCATGCGGACCCTCTCTCTCAGACGCTCTCTATCCTCTCAGTCACTCTCCCTATCCCCGTCTGCCGTTTCTCCTCCCTGCTCCCTCTTTGTAGGGACACCCCCCCTCATCTGCTGTTTTATAAACCCACACTGTAAACAGCTCAACCTTACCAGACACAGTCTCCTCCCCTTCCACCCACTGCTCTATGtcgtggtgtgtgtgtttgtgtgcatgtggGTGTGTGAGTGTCAAGGATGGGGGGGGTGAAAGTTTCCATGCAGTGAGGCATAGCTACAGTGCAGCGGAtggaaaaagagagaaagagatgcTAACTGAAGAGGTGTTACATGCTACAAGCAAAAACTTAAATTAGGACAAGACCTTCAAGGCAGTCTGGCACATGTAGAGTCATGTATTCATGAGTCTGTGTGATGTATTTCTCGATTTTCATAACTGGAAGTAGCACACTTGCAGGCATGCCTAGAGTGTTGgcatttttatatgtattttaagatgtcttTTACAATccatgcacttttttttaaatcaacaccAAGATTTTAGGTTAAAATGTATGTAAGTGAAAGTATGTATTTTAAAGTGTACATTATTCTATAACTGAATCATTTTCTCcagcttttttcttttcttttgttatAGTCCTTTCCAAGAATTTTCCATAGATAAAAAAAAGCTGGGAGCTttatacaactttttttttcactgtaaaGGTGATGATACATGGGGCAattttttgagcaatgttgctgtCAATGGGTAACCAGATGAGATACAGGGCAACTAATTAGGGCAATGGCTTAGttctcttaaagggggggtgaaatgctgtttcatgcatactgatctttttacactgttaaagacttggaatcccatactaaacatagacaaagtttcaaaagttaaggtggacgtttgatgggagtatttctttgtcaaaaatactacttccggttagtcataagtttcggcaagttttttgagatcatgcgtcccctttgacgttaatgggggcggaatttccttgtatggaccttacggacaattctaccggaagctcgtgagagagagagggagagagcgaaagtaacaggctacgcccatcaaagcgctggcttgtaggatgctggacaggtgatgggcacataacaatgtcaccaaaaaagtgcgtttttggttgccagaccaagacagtcctgcacagattcgccaaaaaccccgcgttaaggcaacagtggatggaatttgcttttccggatcagcaactgagttgcgcgaatgtttatatctgttcgctgcatttcggtgccgactgtttcataaacaaggcccagctcgacgccggattttcccgatcgcctaatgctgaatgatggagcagtcccaacgataaaggtcccaacgttagaaccgcaggcggtgagttagactgcttcaaatgtctgtgtttttgcctatgctcatcaagtagcccaaacatgatcacgtatagttaattgatcaatggagcatgcgatgtgtagtgcgtgtacatttgtttagctggccactatatgtgtaactttatgtttgtgtattgtaaaagcactccaaacaacaatacacaaagaggggggaaatatgttgaactaaataagcacgcttcttcattcaaatgcgctactattccgtgtctttctatgtaaacactaacttaacctgccgtgcaaaaccagtccgcttactgtctacacaaaccacacgtaaacacacaaacacacgtgcacaactgcacttcccacatgtacaccttcaaagacaaaaatacgacgatataattcaagtataaatatgtaaataacacaagccgctaagcatattatatagttagtgtataacttgtaccacatagagacgtcctgctctagtcgtttttgctgctgctcctgttcaactgcagcctctgggtctgattccggatcatagatgtatggctgtatctgattaaaagccatatttttattttgaataaagtttttttcccgctgttagggatgacacagctttacgacgcactcgactcaacacaatagcagcagcgagcacacgtcattgtttagctccgctcacacgacacgcccccacccactcggcttttttcggaaagactcggaacagcgcatctttcttatataattataaaaaaaataaagacttttcggaggtatgcaggatgcaatgctactctataggtactcaagattgacatgacactgactgaaactgagtgtttcaccccccctttaaggtgatGATACACAGGGCAATTCTTTTGCCCAAGCAACAATGCCtggcaacattgctcaaaaagttgccccGTGTATCATCACCTTAAGTCTATCCCTcacagtagtgatgtaatggcACTCCCGCAACAGAGTGTGATGCATGACTAGATTTTGAATCTCAAATAATTACATCTAGTCTTACTCTGCCTGTAGCCGCTTCTGGTTGTGTTTAGAGGGATAAGTTGACCATAACTGCTGGTTTAAGATCAGTTTTCTctgtaataatagcatattggCATCAGATTTGGCAACCAGTGCGTATCTGTGTTTGTACTCAGGAAAGGTTTCTAAGTACAACCCATTTTTGCAGCGTTGAACAATGTAGCCGATCCTGAACATGTTGATTTCTTGAACGCAAGGatcagtcagaggtgtttaaaggggtaattcacccaaaaatgaaaatgtgatctcatgtttatctgcttactcccagtgcatccaagatgtaggtgactgtgtttcttcagtagaacaaaaattaaattttttacttCAACCGTTTCAATCTGTCAGTCATAATACATGTAAAAcctgcttagacaacatgcacaaaaaccctgcggcttgtgacgacacattgatgtcttaagacacaaactgatcgttttatGTGAGAAAccacagtatttatgttattttttaacaTCCAGATGAATCTCCTCTAGTGTTCCcagatagataaatagatagattcCTCATGCGTGCCTGTGCGGATTAGCcgaatgaggaatctatattatatatatctatgattgcgccagtttgaccttaccagacAGAAGTAAtgacggatgggaacactagatgtgattcgtctggatatgaggtaaaaaaataacaaaaatactgttcggtttctcacaggtttttgggtgaactatccctttaagttagaATCCATTTACCGCTCAAAAAGTTTTTGTTCTGTACACTCACGAATCTCTCATTATTCATTGTGCAGTAAGCTTCATTGATTATAACgaaactttgtgagattgcaattaaaggggtacttcagtgctgaaaatatgaatctgtatttaaactaggtcattaatgtagtagaaaagtgaaattatttttgaatttggtgccttctagactgagaaaagaaagaaaatgtatttttactcatggggatgaaagacaacaattcccagaatgcttcgctgccctacaaagccactcccaaagccactgctactgaatcactgtggATCCCTTTCCAACTGTaattattttcataaaatctgttcagttagagaacagacactacaattaaaaactgaacttttctgttcaatataatgagtcgctgagcgagtgtcacagcagATTACATTTACCGTCATGAATGAGCTAAATGAGCTTTCATGATGAGAgttgaggtaatcgcgaccacgtTCGcaacatacattcacagcgcttGTTCAGTCTGGCACATTTTCAATTCATGCCTTTGGCTTAACTTTCAtcggaattaatttgagaagttgaaacacttactttgctcagcatctgtttacataaatgcctgcagctgcgagcatGAGTGCTGTGAGTGAGTTCCCATCGTTCTCACCACAAATCGTCAATTTGTGTCATCAAagaaatttttccagaaataaaatgcataaatctcttgtctcagaggGATATGTGGGGAGGGTGGgtatatatttgaatatattccagggtttctactgatacaaagccatatgctaattgctgaagtaaccctttaactaaatGGAGTGACAGCTTCTTAGATATTGTATATTTATGCTTATTTCCTCTGTTTTTAgtttaagatttatttttaaaaaagtcagTGTTTCATAATGTGCATTATACTTTTGTAATGGCTAGATTCTTTTGTacaactattttatttttatcgaACATAGCATTAAAATAATTATCCTCCTAACGGTATCACCCAGAATTGTAATATTTGCAGACCGCAGAATGTCAACTCATGCAATTCATTAAAAAACGCCCTTTATATTATATGAAGATAAACGTGTATCATCTCACTGAAATGTCATGGATTAGATGCTCGTGATAAATTGATGGCTGAATGGATATGGACAAAGAAATAAATTGGCTGCGATCTATATTTTTCCTAATCTTGGACATTGACGCAGTGGGCACTGTCTTTTTCTAGTGGCTTTACACATCAATTTCTTCTGTAAAGTAAAATGTTAATGAAGGAGCATGGGGAATACAGAACATCTAATAAGCCTGCCTTCAGAATCTGAACATTAAACGAGAAGATCTGAAAGCATGTGGGACTGTCCTGGTATGACATCATTACACCTTTCCACAAAATTGACGATTAGAATGAGCTATCATCATCTGAATAGATACAGCCACTAATGCTTCAGTGAAATATGTCAGCCGATCCATATGGTCAGCGTCACTGCATCAATAAGCCGTTGCATCAATACACGCTGAAATGGCCCAAAACAGTTAATTAAAGCAGACTGTCACTAAAGTGCCAATAATGGTAATATACATTTAGTAATCAATGAAGGGCGGTCATCAGAACCCGAGGGCTGAAGTGCAAGCTTGCATTTCTGTGGGTATTTTCATATAATGGGCAACTGTCCAAAATCTTGTCTGCCGAATTATATATTCCCATATCAGTCGACTCATGTAATTCTGATATAGGTGTATGGCCTCATCCTATTCTCTgaatcagcaaaaaaaaaaaaaaaaggaaaaagagaAATCAAATCCAATTACAGATATGTTTGCACGGCCTATTGTGTCAAGTTCATAGTGGATATCAGTCCATTGAGACCTCTTAACAGTGTCAATATGTCCTCCAGCACTTAACGTAATGGTCTGGGCCACATCACTGTGTGTCAGACATATTCGTTTGACAAATAAAACTGATATTAGCCCGACACTAGAGAGCgatggggggagggggggtgTTAAAACGAAAAAAGACAACAACACTATCACCCACCGACCTAGTTCAGGCCCTGGCCAAATCCCTGGCCAGACCTAGACACATCATCTAATTACGGAACGGGCAGAAAAGGGAGGATTGGACCCCCTGAGCAGGATGGGTGTCTGTCTAGCTGATAAGGACGGGGCCTCCTCCCTCTTCCGTACCCGTCCCGAGCGAGCGAGCGTTTGAGCGGGACATAGATAGATCATCTTTCAGGGATTAGTGGGCAGAGGGAGGAGGGCACCGCCTGATCTCACTGCTGCTCCAGTTTCTGAATAAGAGGGGAACAGTGATGCCACCGCAGTGCTGAATGAACATGGAGGAATCATGATGTATCACTGCATTACActcttttgcatttttttgtttttaaagcaatAATTAGGTAATTGTTAATTTTGCCTAATCTATCAGCCCTTATGCgaaatgtaaaatgattgtGCAGAAACAATAACTTGTCACAAAACTTGTCACACGTATGAGTGTTTCCTGAAGAAACCATTTTGTACTCTGCACCTCTGGATGTTACATCATAATATCATTAGTTTGATAAGAATATTCTTTATTTTTCTAGTATTGTCAAACAATATGTAATGCAAAAAGTAATATTTGAACTTAATTCCATATATTAATTCCAAATCAGGTGTCCTATTgtaaattttctagtgactggtcacataaattttttttagttggccaaattaaatttcagttatttaaattgtatcaattcacataaatttaatttgacCAACTGGAAAATGTTGATGTAGttactagaacattttcaaatggAGAGGCCTGATTTTTTTATGATGGTTTCATTATAATTACAATGATTATCTCTAAGGTGGACACCCAacttaatatattatatttaccaTCTAAATCTtaccatgtcatgtcaacaaatggtaAAGTCAGCCATGATTATGTTAATTATTGTGCCATTCGTGCCAACAGCAGGGACGCTTTTTTACCCCAAATACAATACTTTTACATTATTGTGTTGCTTGAACAATTAGCTTGAATTAATAATAAGCTTAATTAGCttgaacaaataataataagaataattttagcaattctcatttgctacttaaatctacattttttaaaacatcaaatATTAGATAAAATTAGCGCAGAATCAACTTTGCACTGCCAGCCTTTGTATCAAGGATCAGCCAAATTTTCACATCCATCTTGAAAAGTGGATTTTTTAGAAAGTGCTACAGCAAGTTTTTGTAC belongs to Pseudorasbora parva isolate DD20220531a chromosome 22, ASM2467924v1, whole genome shotgun sequence and includes:
- the sox12 gene encoding transcription factor SOX-12; this encodes MTLGNLLNRSQRCIMVQQRTHKYLSVMDSSSTREVFVGLAADDDAEVFEHVPSNKDPNWCKTPTGHIKRPMNAFMVWSQIERRKIMEQWPDMHNAEISKRLGKRWKLLPDYEKIPFIKEAERLRLKHMADYPDYKYRPRKKSKCSTPVKLGEKLPMKSSKPHSGRSSGLSCKGLKIKPASTKHKLNFSGNKYKSYSESMSDDDTMDVNLESPVTRQDGHNTSSQFVLHQQATVPSEHQQPVPELRVKVPISQTSSIQSISSDSEYQAPPESTMSEPQGSTSGRSSTPTSTSSSSLVSSACSDEELDEELLHIISNSMPMDGSALDKDFEAFHANSGSHFDFPDYCTPEVNEMISGDLLVPSISDLVFTY